A region from the Salvia splendens isolate huo1 chromosome 15, SspV2, whole genome shotgun sequence genome encodes:
- the LOC121769178 gene encoding CSC1-like protein At1g32090, with protein sequence MATLGDIGMSALINILGAFAFLLAFALLRIQPLNDRVYFTKWYIEGQRSSPSRRGDGLVGRFVNLNYRTYLTFLNWMPQALQMKEPQIIEHAGLDSAVFLRIYRLGLKIFGPIAIVAAIILFPVNASGSTLFFLQHDLVVNNIDKLSISNIHPKSNKFFVHIGLEYVFTFWACYMLYKEYDKVASMRLSFLASCGRHPAQFTVLVRNVPRDPNRSISETVDNFFQRNHPDYYLCHQGVYKAKKFVKLVKKRIKLQNRLDYNQLKFERNPKKRPTRKKGFLGLWGERVDSIDYFEQQIKDLDEQLTIEREKVMKDPKAVTRAAFVSFKTRWGAAVCTQTQQSKNPTLWLTYWAPEPRDIYWKNLGIPFVSLSIRKLFISVAMFGLIFFYFIPVAFVQSLANIEGLSKAVPFLRPILDRKLVKSFLQGFVPGLALKIFLLLLPSILMVMSKIEGHVALSVLEQKTAAKYYYFMLVNVFLGSIVTGTAFQQLNAFLHQSATEIPRNIGVSIPMKASFFITYIMIDGWAGIAGEILRLKPLAFFHLKRMFLVKTERDLEKAMRPKGIDFPETLPSLQLYFLLGIVYMAVTPILLPFILVFFAFAYFVYRHQVINVYNQKYESAAAFWPHVHNRIVASLVVSQLLLMGLLSTKKATNSTPLLVVLPILTLTFHKYCKHRFEPAFRNDPLEESMSKDLEDGATELDGEFKSQLMDAYLHPIFHSIEGVEDEIRVEKN encoded by the exons ATGGCGACGCTAGGTGATATTGGGATGTCAGCTTTGATCAACATTCTGGGCGCCTTTGCATTCTTGCTTGCGTTTGCTTTGCTGAGGATTCAGCCGCTGAATGACAGAGTGTATTTCACCAAATGGTACATTGAGGGGCAGCGGAGCAGCCCCAGCCGCCGCGGTGATGGGCTGGTGGGCAGATTTGTCAATCTCAATTACAGGACTTACTTGACTTTCCTCAACTGGATGCCTCAGGCCTTGCAGATGAAAGAGCCTCAGATTATCGAGCATGCTGGCCTTGACTCTGCTGTTTTCTTGAGGATTTACAGGCTTGG ATTGAAAATATTCGGACCAATAGCCATTGTTGCTGCAATAATTCTGTTTCCGGTGAATGCATCTGGTAGCACTTTGTTTTTTCTGCAGCACGACTTGGTTGTTAACAACATTGACAAGCTCTCTATATCTAATATTCACCCCAAGTCGAATAA GTTTTTTGTCCACATAGGCCTGGAGTACGTATTTACATTTTGGGCTTGTTACATGCTTTATAAGGAATATGATAAAGTTGCATCGATGAGACTGAGTTTCTTGGCTTCATGTGGCAGGCACCCTGCTCAGTTCACG GTTCTAGTGCGGAATGTTCCTCGTGATCCCAACCGTTCAATATCAGAAACTGTTGACAACTTCTTTCAGAGAAACCATCCGGATTACTATCTGTGCCATCAG GGTGTATACAAGGCTAAAAAGTTTGTGAAACTTGTTAAAAAGAGAATTAAGCTTCAAAATCGGCTCGATTACAATCAGCTGAAGTTTGAGAGAAATCCAAAAAAGAGGCCTACTAGAAAG AAAGGATTTCTTGGACTTTGGGGTGAAAGGGTCGACTCAATCGATTACTTTGAACAACAAATTAAAGATCTCGATGAGCAA TTGACAATTGAACGCGAAAAAGTTATGAAAGACCCTAAAGCCGTCACTCGTGCTGCATTTGTGTCTTTCAAAACGAGATGGGGAGCAGCTGTATGCACGCAGACCCAACAGAGCAAAAATCCTACGCTTTGGTTGACTTATTGGGCCCCCGAACCCCGCGATATCTATTGGAAGAATCTGGGAATACCATTTGTTTCCCTAAGCATTCGTAAACTCTTCATATCAGTAGCTATGTTTGGATTgatcttcttttactttatacCAGTTGCTTTCGTCCAATCATTGGCCAATATTGAAGGACTCTCGAAGGCAGTTCCTTTTCTGAGGCCAATCCTTGACAG GAAGCTGGTGAAGTCGTTTCTACAGGGCTTCGTTCCTGGTCTGGCTCTCAAGATCTTCTTGCTTCTTCTTCCTTCGATTTTAATGGTGATGTCGAAGATAGAGGGGCACGTTGCACTATCTGTGTTAGAACAAAAAACTGCTGCAAAGTACTACTATTTCATGTTAGTCAATGTGTTCTTGGGAAGCATAGTGACTGGGACAGCGTTCCAGCAACTCAATGCTTTTCTTCACCAATCAGCAACCGA GATCCCAAGAAACATCGGTGTATCAATACCGATGAAAGCTAGTTTCTTTATCACGTATATAATGATCGATGGCTGGGCTGGAATTGCCGGAGAAATCCTCCGGTTGAAACCACTAGCGTTTTTCCACCTAAAGCGCATGTTCTTGGTGAAAACTGAACGGGACTTGGAGAAGGCGATGCGCCCTAAAGGAATCGACTTTCCGGAGACTCTACCAAGCCTTCAGTTGTATTTCCTTCTCGGCATAGTGTACATGGCTGTTACTCCGATCCTTCTTCCGTTCATTCTGGTCTTCTTTGCCTTCGCCTACTTTGTTTATCGCCACCAG GTCATCAATGTGTATAACCAGAAATATGAGAGCGCCGCTGCGTTTTGGCCGCATGTTCATAATCGAATCGTCGCTAGCTTGGTGGTATCACAGCTACTTCTAATGGGGCTATTGAGCACAAAAAAGGCAACAAACTCCACTCCTTTGCTTGTGGTTTTGCCAATTCTCACTCTCACCTTTCATAAGTACTGCAAGCATCGGTTCGAGCCAGCTTTTCGGAATGACCCACTCGAG GAATCAATGAGCAAGGATCTTGAAGATGGAGCTACTGAATTAGATGGTGAGTTCAAGTCTCAGTTGATGGATGCGTACTTGCACCCGATTTTCCACTCCATCGAAGGAGTCGAGGATGAGATCCGGGTCGAAAAGAATTGA
- the LOC121768323 gene encoding protein TOPLESS-RELATED PROTEIN 2-like, with protein MSSLSRELVFLILQFLDEEKFKETVHKLEQESGFFFNMKYFEDQVQAGEWEEVERYLSGFTKVEDNRYSMKIFFEIRKQKYLEALDRQDRAKAVEILVKDLKVFASFNEDLFKEITQLLTLDNFRQNEQLSKYGDTKSARNIMLVELKKLIEANPLFRDKLTFPAFKASRLRTLINQSLNWQHQLCKNPRPNPDIKTLFTDHTCSSSNGARAPPPGNNPLAGPVPKPGVFPPLGAHGPFQPVVSPPPSAIAGWMSTANQSMPHAAVAAAPPGLVQAPSPAAFLKHPRTPPGGPGMDYQTADSEHLMKRLRPGQPDEVSFSASTQPPNSNNMYSPDDLPKTVIRNLSQGSNVMSMDFHPQQQTVLLVGTNVGDISIWEVGSRERLALKTFKVWDISACSMPFQTTLVKDATISVNRCVWGPDGSILGVAFSKHIVQIYTYNPAGELRQHLEIDAHIGGVNDIAFAHPNKQLCIVTCGDDKTIKIWDAVAGRRLYTFEGHEAPVYSVCPHYKENIQFIFSTAIDGKIKAWLYDSLGSRVDYDSPGLWCTTMAYSADGTRLFSCGTSKEGESHLVEWNESEGAIKRTYSGFRKRSLGVVQFDTTRNRFLAAGDEFQIKFWDMDNINILTYTDADGGLPASPRLRFNKEGSLLAVTTSENGIKILANTGGQHMLRMLESRAFDGARAHAEANVKPAIAAGPLGPIASVSASASPFERSDRIQQPMSLLASMESSRRTDVKPRILENTEKIKSWKSSDISDASQLKALKLPDSLAPNKVVHLLYTNSGLAVLALASNALHKLWKWQRNERNPSGKSSASSVPQLWQPNNGALMSNDVSDSKAAEESVACIALSKNDSYVMSASGGKVSLFNMMTFKVMTTFMPPPPAATYLAFHPQDNNIIAIGMEDSTIQIYNVRVDEVKTKLKGHQKRISGLAFSQSLNILVSSGADAQLCMWSIDGWEKKKSRLIQPPPGHPSTLAGETRVQFHNNQSHLLVVHESQIAIYDAQLDCLRSWYPRDSLSSAISSAIYSCDGLSIFTGFCDGAVGIFDSDSLNLWCRIAPSAYLSSASNDNPFPVVIAAHPTDPNQFALGMSDGAVHVIEPSDAETKWGGSTSHENGGMPSIPSSSALNSQPSETPSR; from the exons ATGTCGTCCTTGAGTCGAGAACTCGTGTTCTTAATATTGCAGTTCTTGGATGAGGAGAAATTCAAGGAGACTGTTCATAA ATTGGAGCAAGAATCCGGATTTTTCTTCAACATGAAGTACTTTGAGGATCAAGTCCAAGCGGGTGAATGGGAGGAAGTTGAGCGTTATTTAAGTGGATTCACCAAAGTTGAGGACAACCGTTATTCGATGAAAATCTTCTTTGAGATTAGAAAGCAGAAATACCTTGAAGCTCTTGATAG ACAAGATCGAGCAAAAGCTGTAGAGATTCTTGTTAAAGATCTGAAGGTGTTTGCCTCTTTTAATGAGGATCTATTTAAAGAGATCACACAGCTGTTGACTCTTGACAACTTCAG GCAGAATGAACAGCTCTCCAAATACGGGGACACAAAGTCAGCACGCAACATAATGCTTGTTGAGCTTAAAAAGCTGATAGAGGCAAATCCTTTGTTCCGTGACAAACTCACGTTTCCTGCTTTTAAGGCTTCGAGATTGAGAACACTAATCAACCAGAG TCTTAACTGGCAGCATCAGCTCTGCAAGAACCCACGCCCAAACCCGGATATTAAAACACTCTTCACTGACCATACTTGTTCTTCAAGTAACGGAGCACGTGCCCCCCCTCCTGGTAACAACCCTCTAGCAGGACCTGTTCCTAAACCTGGTGTGTTTCCTCCTCTTGGAGCCCATGGT CCTTTCCAGCCTGTTGTTTCTCCTCCTCCTAGTGCTATTGCAGGTTGGATGTCAACTGCTAACCAGTCTATGCCTCATGCTGCTGTTGCTGCAGCTCCTCCTGGCCTTGTTCAGGCACCTAGTCCTG CTGCCTTCTTGAAACATCCAAGAACCCCTCCTGGTGGCCCTGGAATGGATTATCAGACTGCTGATTCTGAACATTTAATGAAACGTCTCCGCCCGGGACAACCTGACGAG GTATCATTTTCTGCATCGACCCAGCCACCTAACAGTAATAATATGTATTCACCAGATGACCTTCCCAAAACTGTTATTCGGAATCTTAGTCAAGGATCTAATGTTATGAGCATGGACTTCCATCCACAGCAACAGACTGTTCTTCTAG TTGGAACAAATGTTGGTGATATCAGCATTTGGGAAGTCGGTTCTCGAGAAAGGTTAGCACTTAAAACCTTCAAGGTTTGGGATATATCAGCTTGTTCAATGCCATTCCAA ACAACTTTGGTTAAAGATGCGACAATATCCGTTAATAGATGTGTATGGGGCCCAGATGGATCTATACTTG GTGTTGCCTTTTCCAAGCACATAGTTCAGATATATACCTACAATCCAGCTGGAGAATTAAGACAACACTTAGAG ATTGATGCTCATATTGGCGGTGTGAATGATATTGCTTTTGCCCATCCCAATAAGCAACTTTGCATAGTTACATGTGGGGATGATAAGACAATTAAG ATATGGGATGCAGTAGCAGGACGTAGGCTGTATACTTTTGAAGGTCATGAAGCTCCTGTATATTCCGTATGTCCTCACTATAAAGAGAATATTCAG tttattttctctaccGCAATTGATGGGAAAATAAAAGCTTGGCTTTATGATTCCTTGGGGTCGAGAGTAGATTATGATTCCCCTGGGCTTTGGTGCACGACAATGGCTTATAGTGCTGATGGTACCAG GCTGTTCTCTTGTGGAACCAGTAAAGAAGGTGAATCTCACCTTGTTGAGTGGAATGAGAGTGAAGGAGCCATTAAGAGGACATATTCTGGTTTCCGGAAGCGTTCTTTGGGTGTGGTGCAGTTTGACACCACAAGGAACCGTTTCTTAGCAGCTGGTGACGAGTTTCAGATAAAGTTCTGGGACATGGATAACATCAATATCCTTACTTATACTGATGCTGATGGTGGATTGCCA GCAAGCCCTAGATTAAGATTCAATAAGGAAGGTTCATTGCTGGCTGTTACCACCAGTGAAAATGGAATTAAGATCTTGGCTAATACTGGCGGTCAGCACATGCTAAGAATGCTGGAGAGCAGAGCGTTCGATGGTGCTCGTGCTCACGCTGAAGCTAATGTCAAA CCTGCTATTGCTGCTGGTCCATTGGGTCCCATTGCTAGCGTTTCTGCTTCAGCATCCCCCTTTGAGCGCAGTGATAGGATCCAACAGCCAATGTCCCTTCTG GCCAGCATGGAAAGCAGCAGGAGAACTGATGTAAAACCGAGGATCCTTGAGAACACTGAAAAAATCAAAAGCTGGAAGTCTTCTGACATATCTGATGCATCTCAACTCAAGGCTCTGAAATTGCCCGACTCTCTGGCCCCTAACAAA GTCGTGCATTTGCTATACACGAATTCTGGCTTAGCTGTCTTAGCATTGGCTTCTAATGCTCTTCATAAACTGTGGAAGTGGCAGCGCAATGAACGCAATCCATCTGGAAAA TCTTCTGCCTCTAGTGTGCCTCAGTTGTGGCAGCCTAATAATGGGGCTCTCATGTCGAATGATGTGTCTGATTCCAAAGCAGCTGAAGAATCTGTTGCATGTATTGCCTTGTCTAAGAACGATTCCTATGTTATGTCTGCATCAGGGGGGAAAGTCTCCTTGTTCAACATGATGACCTTTAAG GTCATGACAACTTTCATGCCACCGCCTCCCGCTGCTACTTATCTGGCATTTCATCCACAAGACAACAATATAATTGCTATTGGAATGGAAGACTCTACGATACAGATTTACAATGTTAGAGTTGATGAG GTTAAAACGAAGCTCAAGGGCCATCAGAAACGGATCTCAGGGCTAGCATTTTCTCAGAGTTTGAACATATTGGTTTCATCTGGAGCTGATGCTCAG CTGTGCATGTGGAGCATTGATGGATGGGAGAAGAAGAAATCACGGCTAATACAGCCACCTCCCGGTCACCCATCTACCCTGGCTGGAGAAACTAGGGTTCAGTTCCATAACAATCAATCGCATCTACTGGTTGTTCATGAAAGTCAAATTGCTATATATGATGCTCAACTGGATTGTTTACGTTCA TGGTATCCAAGAGATTCACTTTCCTCGGCTATTTCAAGTGCTATATACTCGTGCGATGGTCTGTCGATTTTTACTGGGTTTTGTGATGGTGCTGTCGGCATATTCGATTCTGACAGTTTGAATCTTTGGTGCCGGATAGCACCCTCTGCTTATTTATCATCAGCCAG CAACGACAATCCCTTCCCCGTAGTTATTGCAGCACATCCAACAGACCCCAACCAATTTGCGCTTGGCATGAGTGATGGTGCAGTTCATGTGATTGAACCATCGGATGCGGAGACGAAGTGGGGTGGATCAACCTCTCATGAAAACGGGGGCATGCCTTCGATACCTTCGAGCTCTGCATTGAACAGTCAGCCATCAGAAACCCCATCTAGGTGA
- the LOC121769365 gene encoding putative disease resistance protein RGA3 — protein sequence MAEAFVSILIHNLRYLLEEEIGVIMGVDKEMKKLQSTLTTIQSVLEDAEAKQFHNKSIHNWLTKLNVAAFDIEDILDECSTEASKLPTKFNLKKILFSRKMGRRIKDMTHRLDHLAAERNNFHLSEIVAPQEVDCRRESGSVLIEGDHIYGRDEDRESIMEVLLNQESKLSVLPIVGIGGLGKTTLAQLVFNDERVTRHFEDKLWVCVSDNFCIKFLIEAMIQSATGSASNLVQLDALQSRIREVLNGRRYLLVLDDVWSDNQEDWAKLRSILDCGSNGASIVVTTRLRKVAEAMGTLPPFSLKGLSEEDLWSLFKLRAFGQEQESEAFPGLETIGRKIVRKCGGVPLAAKALGGLLRFKRREKEWIHVRESEIWEEETMIMPALRLSYHHLPLQLRQCFAYCAVFPKDYEIEKQDLIFHWIALGCIKPNRAEEVEDVGERIWNELVLRSFFHQVKELFTSTTTTLEILTTTITTTAKMHDLVHDLAQSILENKVPGSSSNASNNKVRKVYFTKYYWENCCSSISLNVPTLSTIMSYPRLRILKLNWARVETLPKAIAKLKHLRYLDLSSSQICILPPTFCNLWNLQILIINDCILLEALPKNIKYMTNLRHVFLDGCPKLSDMPCGIKELTHLKTLTLFIVGNKAGNQLDQLQLLKIGGRLEIRHLERAKSELTRAKLVEKPNLAHLILNWEGESAEAMDEKVLEGLEPHPNLECLQISGYKGRYAPVWMKKMENLSQLNMRFCRNLSRLPLLGDLPRLKSLYLWGIDALEYIVDENGSRNSKFASLERLRIANLPNLRGAVEGDAAVGCSRMFESCI from the coding sequence ATGGCAGAGGCCTTTGTTTCGATTCTGATACATAATCTTAGGTATCTGCTCGAAGAAGAGATCGGAGTGATCATGGGCGTAGACAAAGAGATGAAGAAGCTGCAAAGCACTCTCACCACAATCCAATCAGTTCTTGAAGACGCAGAAGCCAAACAGTTCCACAACAAATCCATCCACAACTGGCTCACCAAGCTCAACGTTGCCGCCTTTGACATCGAGGACATACTCGATGAGTGCAGCACCGAGGCTTCCAAGCTGCCCACCAAATTCAACCTCAAAAAGATCCTATTTAGCCGCAAGATGGGGAGAAGAATCAAAGACATGACTCACAGACTCGATCATCTCGCTGCAGAGAGGAACAACTTCCATTTGTCTGAGATTGTCGCACCTCAGGAGGTCGACTGCAGACGTGAGTCGGGATCAGTTTTGATTGAGGGTGATcatatctatggaagagatgaagATAGAGAGAGCATTATGGAGGTGTTGCTGAACCAAGAATCCAAGCTCTCTGTCTTGCCAATCGTTGGCATAGGAGGCCTTGGGAAGACAACGCTTGCTCAGTTAGTCTTCAATGACGAGAGAGTAACTCGTCATTTTGAAGATAAATTGTGGGTTTGTGTTTCTGATAATTTCTGTATCAAGTTCTTGATTGAGGCCATGATACAGTCCGCCACCGGAAGCGCTTCAAATCTGGTGCAGCTAGACGCGCTGCAGAGCCGCATCCGTGAGGTTTTGAATGGGAGGAGATACCTATTGGTGTTGGATGATGTGTGGAGTGACAATCAAGAAGACTGGGCTAAGCTTAGAAGCATTCTAGACTGTGGTTCCAATGGTGCTTCGATTGTTGTCACCACGCGATTGAGGAAAGTGGCGGAAGCAATGGGAACGCTTCCGCCATTTTCCCTGAAAGGGTTGTCCGAGGAGGACCTCTGGTCGCTGTTTAAGTTAAGAGCGTTTGGGCAAGAGCAAGAGAGCGAGGCCTTTCCTGGATTGGAAACTATAGGCAGGAAAATAGTGAGAAAGTGTGGCGGAGTTCCTCTGGCAGCCAAGGCGCTAGGAGGGCTTCTCCGGTTTAAGAGGAGAGAAAAGGAATGGATTCATGTCAGAGAGAGTGAGATATGGGAAGAAGAAACCATGATCATGCCTGCTCTAAGGCTGAGCTACCATCACCTCCCTCTACAATTGAGGCAATGTTTCGCTTATTGTGCAGTCTTTCCTAAAGATTACGAGATTGAGAAACAAGATTTGATCTTCCATTGGATCGCTCTCGGATGCATCAAGCCAAACAGAGCAGAGGAGGTGGAAGACGTTGGTGAACGGATATGGAATGAATTGGTTTTGAGATCCTTCTTCCATCAAGTCAAGGAACTATTTACATCAACGACAACAACACTAGAAATATTAACAACGACAATAACAACAACAGCGAAGATGCACGATCTTGTTCATGATCTAGCTCAGTCGATATTGGAGAACAAAGTTCCTGGATCAAGCTCAAACGCCTCAAATAACAAAGTGAGAAAGGTATATTTCACTAAATATTATTGGGAAAATTGTTGTTCTAGCATTTCACTGAATGTGCCCACACTGTCCACAATTATGAGCTATCCTCGATTGAGAATTCTCAAGCTAAATTGGGCAAGAGTGGAAACCCTACCAAAGGCAATAGCCAAATTGAAACACTTGCGCTATCTTGATCTATCAAGCTCCCAAATTTGCATTCTCCCACCTACTTTCTGCAACCTTTGGAATCTGCAAATTCTCATCATAAATGATTGCATCCTTCTCGAAGCTTTGCCAAAAAACATCAAATACATGACGAATCTTCGTCATGTATTCCTAGATGGATGCCCCAAGCTGAGTGACATGCCTTGCGGAATCAAGGAATTGACTCATCTAAAGACGCTCACTCTGTTCATAGTCGGTAACAAAGCAGGAAATCAGCTTGATCAATTGCAGCTGTTGAAGATCGGAGGAAGGCTTGAAATCCGACATCTGGAGAGAGCAAAGAGCGAATTGACGAGAGCAAAGCTAGTTGAGAAGCCAAACCTAGCTCATCTAATCCTCAATTGGGAAGGCGAATCTGCGGAGGCAATGGATGAGAAGGTTCTGGAAGGCTTGGAACCTCACCCAAATCTCGAGTGTTTGCAAATAAGTGGCTACAAAGGAAGGTATGCTCCAGTTTGGATGAAGAAGATGGAGAATTTGAGTCAATTGAATATGAGATTTTGCAGAAATTTGTCGCGTCTGCCATTACTCGGTGATCTGCCTCGTCTAAAATCTCTGTATCTATGGGGCATTGATGCGTTGGAGTACATAGTGGATGAAAATGGAAGTCGGAATTCGAAATTTGCATCGTTAGAGCGGCTGAGGATTGCGAATCTGCCGAATCTGAGGGGAGCGGTGGAGGGAGATGCGGCGGTGGGGTGTTCCAGAATGTTCGAGAGCTGTATATAA
- the LOC121768099 gene encoding uncharacterized protein LOC121768099 gives MKSTSTTTFLLMAAPLLLILLPSAHASIKPNAKTVVVTNNHTNYLSVRCFSFNDGYTVNHLPSWGQYEFKVTKRVVYPSSTMFNCSTNMGTFVAYRYDYECTGDEYEKCDWRFDEDGAYRWEPKLNVWVGVDYTPNYESLNRGGVIQGYFAN, from the coding sequence ATGAAATCCACAAGCACCACCACCTTCCTCCTCATGGCGGCCCcactcctcctcatcctcctccccTCGGCACACGCAAGCATAAAACCTAACGCCAAGACCGTGGTGGTGACAAACAACCACACCAACTACCTAAGCGTGCGGTGCTTCTCGTTCAATGATGGTTACACTGTGAACCACTTGCCCTCGTGGGGGCAGTACGAGTTCAAGGTGACGAAGCGGGTGGTCTACCCTTCCTCCACCATGTTTAATTGCTCCACCAACATGGGCACATTTGTCGCCTACAGATACGACTATGAGTGCACGGGAGATGAGTATGAGAAATGCGACTGGCGATTTGACGAAGATGGTGCTTATAGATGGGAACCTAAGCTCAATGTTTGGGTTGGTGTTGATTATACCCCTAACTATGAGTCCCTCAATAGAGGTGGTGTCATCCAAGGCTACTTTGCAAACTAG
- the LOC121766609 gene encoding pentatricopeptide repeat-containing protein At2g22410, mitochondrial-like, with protein MNHLLLKQIFSLTNRFSFKTYSSNSKKWNSNPYPNLRITHPTLLLIEACNSMSQAKQIHAQMMRTGLVFHLFPISRLLSFIALDERGNLRYANALFSQIPEPNVYIWNTIIRGCVKKGFSELGFCYFVTMVRECVEMDRRSYVFGLKSCEGLGDLRAGECVYCRIWKSGFVGDVFVRNELIHFYCEKAKLSCADRVFRESEIRDVVSWTSMIDGSVKNGMIDNALKMFDEMSETDVEPNDVTMVAVFSACAQRGNLGSAERAREFAEMRGLRFSLNMMNAMLDMYVKCGGVEKAKEIFDKMDVRDVFSWTSMINAHGRNGEVEMARKVFDEMPEKNVVSWTAMIGGYSQNNKPMEALKLFSAMEMEAFAPLESTLVLVLSACAQSGCMDVGRRIHDHYVKEKWIPLSTILSNAFVDMYSKCGSIDLAREIFDEMRKKDLVSYNSMIVAYASHGHAEKALGLFERMVELGFKPDNITFVGILSACAHRGLVEEGWVCFRDMEAFGVTPAMEHYACMIDLLGRVGLLEEAYSLINSMGMEADQAIWGALLNGCRMHANVELGKLAAEKLMVLDPGDSGTYVLLASLCADKKKWSDVRIARSRMREKGVKKTPGSSLIEVEGKFHEFLVADESHPDSDGIYRVLKEILMFSKMDDCILDNYQNHIDTFL; from the coding sequence ATGAATCATCTTCTACTGAAACAAATATTCTCCTTAACAAATCGATTCAGCTTCAAAACATACTCTTCAAATTCAAAGAAATGGAACTCAAATCCGTACCCAAATCTCAGAATCACGCACCCAACTCTTCTTCTCATCGAAGCTTGCAATTCCATGTCGCAAGCGAAGCAAATTCACGCCCAAATGATGCGCACCGGCCTCGTTTTCCATCTCTTTCCAATCAGCAGGCTCCTGTCCTTTATCGCACTCGACGAAAGGGGAAATCTTCGATATGCAAATGCTCTTTTCTCTCAAATTCCCGAACCCAATGTGTATATCTGGAATACAATAATAAGGGGCTGCGTTAAGAAAGGGTTTTCTGAATTGGGGTTTTGTTATTTCGTTACAATGGTTAGAGAATGCGTTGAGATGGATAGGAGGAGCTATGTTTTTGGGCTGAAATCGTGTGAGGGTTTAGGGGATTTGAGAGCGGGAGAGTGTGTTTATTGTAGGATTTGGAAATCTGGGTTTGTGGGGGATGTTTTTGTGAGGAATGAATTGATACATTTTTACTGCGAGAAGGCGAAATTGAGCTGCGCAGATCGAGTTTTCCGCGAGAGTGAGATTAGGGACGTGGTTTCTTGGACTAGTATGATTGACGGGAGTGTGAAAAATGGCATGATCGATAATGCATTAAAGATGTTCGATGAAATGAGTGAGACTGATGTGGAGCCTAATGATGTTACAATGGTGGCTGTATTCTCCGCCTGTGCTCAGAGGGGGAATTTGGGGTCCGCAGAGAGGGCTCGTGAGTTCGCGGAGATGAGAGGGCTTAGGTTTAGTTTGAACATGATGAATGCCATGTTGGATATGTATGTGAAATGCGGGGGTGTGGAGAAGGCTAAGGAGATCTTTGATAAGATGGATGTGAGGGACGTGTTCTCTTGGACTAGCATGATAAACGCCCATGGGAGGAACGGGGAGGTTGAGATGGCTAGGAAGGTGTTTGATGAGATGCCGGAGAAGAATGTGGTTTCTTGGACCGCGATGATAGGGGGATACTCACAGAATAATAAGCCGATGGAGGCCTTGAAGTTGTTTTCTGCAATGGAGATGGAAGCTTTTGCTCCTTTGGAGAGTACTTTGGTGTTGGTGCTCTCAGCGTGTGCTCAATCTGGTTGTATGGATGTAGGGCGACGAATCCATGATCACTATGTGAAGGAGAAATGGATTCCTCTTAGTACAATTCTAAGTAATGCATTTGTTGATATGTATTCCAAATGTGGGAGCATTGATTTAGCTAGGGAGATATTTGATGAGATGAGGAAGAAAGATTTGGTGTCCTATAACTCCATGATTGTGGCGTATGCATCTCATGGTCATGCTGAGAAGGCACTAGGCCTCTTTGAGCGTATGGTGGAGCTCGGATTCAAGCCTGATAATATCACATTTGTGGGTATTTTGTCGGCTTGTGCCCACAGAGGGCTAGTCGAGGAAGGTTGGGTCTGCTTCAGGGATATGGAGGCATTTGGGGTCACTCCTGCAATGGAGCATTATGCTTGTATGATTGATTTACTCGGGAGAGTAGGGCTATTGGAAGAGGCGTATAGTTTGATAAACTCGATGGGGATGGAGGCGGACCAAGCTATTTGGGGTGCCCTTCTTAATGGGTGTCGGATGCATGCCAATGTGGAGTTGGGAAAGCTTGCTGCAGAGAAGCTTATGGTTTTGGATCCGGGAGATAGTGGGACGTACGTGCTGCTAGCTAGCTTGTGTGCAGATAAGAAGAAATGGAGCGATGTGAGGATCGCTAGAAGTAGGATGAGGGAGAAGGGTGTGAAGAAGACACCGGGGTCGAGCTTGATCGAGGTGGAGGGCAAATTTCATGAGTTTCTAGTTGCAGATGAATCGCATCCTGATTCTGATGGTATATACAGAGTTTTAAAAGAGATTTTGATGTTTTCAAAGATGGATGATTGTATATTGGATAATTACCAAAATCATATTGATACATTTTTGTAG